TCctcgtaaacatttttttagagtttaaaaaatgtctttacgtTAAAGaaaccacatctttggctctgaatccatatcaaaatccttaagagaaggtcaaaatctttggctcCAAGTAAATGtaaggacaaaatgacttcCATGATAACTTTATCGATTTTTGCCTCAGTAAAAAGCTTCGCATTTTCTATGCTAGGCAAAAATGCCATACTTATATGAAGGCCATGAAATCTTTagacttatgacaaaattttttccggtGTACTTATGTCGCTGCTTCtcttaaattataacaaaatacaTATATGCATTTTATTGCATTCAtacttttttatacaaaaagaactccctcgattttttatttatttataaaatattgcatatttacattgattgtttgtttttgtttaaaagtAGTttgttggggggggggggggggggggaaatACAAAGGAACTTAAAACTAATTACAACAAAAGCGAAAATatcctaaaaacaaaaaacaaaaagaatagcAAGAGGATAATAAGATCTATCGGGGATGAAAGGGGGTAGAGGGGTAGGACAATCATGTATTCATTATATGGTAGAAAATATTCAGATTAGTCTCTGACAAATCGCTTATTTCGGTGACTATAACATCAGAATACGCATGATTGGCGCAAGAtctgtatttaaaaataaaatcaggtGCTTTGTGCGTAAGCGCAGCTGTGTTATCTCAGTTCAGTAGGTTAGCATAGCCATGGCGAAATAGCCTAAATCGTCAACATCAAGTATTAGCCTCCATTTAGAGGCCTAGTGGGATATGGCAAAGGACTTAGTGATGATAGCCAGCAAAGGCAGGTAGGCCATGGAAAGCTAAGGGAGCTGGAGCTGGTAGCACAGCCTTGGCTACTACTGGCGCTGCATGATACACGGGTGCTGGGGCATGATACAAAGGCGCTGGAGCATGATAAAGTGGAGCTGGAGCCAAGACCTTAGCTACTGGGGCCAAAACTTTGGCCACAGGAGCTATTACTTTACCCGGTTCACGATGGACGACAGCATTGAAGCCATGAACTGGATCTGCGGTATACTCTACCAAACGGCGAGTACCATCGGGCTCAATTAGTGAATAAGAACCTTGAACGGCATCACCATTACGAGTTTCTTGTTGGCTCTTGACATCACCGGTACTGTGATCCTATTGCGGAAATTTATTTTGGAATAAAGAACGAAAATGGAGGAAAAGGAAAAGAATCAGTATTACCgggtatatttttttagaaattaatataaatccaaaatggttttccaaattgttaagCTTACATGGACATCGTAACTAAAGCTGTATTGAGGATTGGGATCATAGGGTTCTGGGGCAGCCACTTTGGCAACTGCATACTTGGCCACAGGCAATACAGGAGCAGCATATTTGGCAATCGCACCATGATAGGCGGGATAAGCTGGAGCCGGAAGGACCACGGCAGTAGCTACGGCCACTAAGGCACTGcaaattaaaaactataaaatggaattttaatttctCCATCGAGCAAATtctaatttttcttttgtttcgcTAGAGAACTTGCCTTCTGTATCATTTTGTCTTTGTGTCCGTATTCTGGGATTTGGGTGCCGCTTTGCTTTAATCCGTTTAAGTGCTAAATGCTGTGTGCCATTCTAGACGGCTTTGACAATTCCTTTTATACTGAAAAAAGAGCGTTTCATTTCTTGACGTTCACTTCACAGCCAGCCGAGATTTTTGAGgccgtttttattattttttttttatttcacataGGCTCATGTGGCGGCTGTATCAGCCACCGCCCGCTTGTCTAGCAGaaatcaaacaaaacaaaaaaaaatatttatgcaaaaattaaatcaacattgCGGCCTATAAAAGCCTATATTGTAGAAAAGTAGTTTGCCACGCATATAAGCAATCACCCGGTCGGGTTAACAACCgcctcaacaacaacaaaaatcaagCGGGCAATAATATGCCTCGACGACGCATTGATATCAGAATTTTTTGTGgtacattttgtttttcttgaaaTAGGTCTTTTACATTGGCTGCTGCAATTGCAGTTCTTGTTTGTCGTCTTGACCCAATAGTTTTTTGCTTGAATTTTGGGAAACATGAAGGCGAAACCATTTTGTTATTGATCAGTTTTTCCTGTctttacaaaattctcaatatttATGCGTATGTCTTTCTACGGTTTTCCAATATTTGATAAATGTTGCcactaaaaaatttgaacatgCAAATGTTAGCTAGCTAGATTCATAGATAGTCTCAGCAGAAAAAAGTGTAGCCAAAGTGTTGCTTTTTGGATCAgagtcacctcctgagtcgatctagggtCCGTTTATGTATTTGTTATTTGGAAGTTTCAAATCTctatttttaaccaaatttgatgaaatttggtacggaatgttttgtttgttttttttttattcaaggaTGAACGCTAGAATTAGGAAaatatcggataaaatttaggtataacccccatatatatgtatcgcctgatttctACAAGTGGGATCAACAGTTCTTTCCTCCCAGTAAGGGAGGAAGTAAGATTCATTGTTTACAGTGAGCTTCGTTTAAaatcccaaataaataaaaacgttCTTTTCTGGTTGAGTTCCAAATGAATACTAATTTCTTTATTGAATAAAAACGTTACATCGAGAATATTGAAAATCTTAGCCTTAAAAGATCTTAAATCTTTTACGATCTTAAGGTAACAACAATATATCATCATTCTTCTAGTTCTCTTATCACCTAAAAAACGATTCCAAGTGAACATGCAGCACACATGCACGTCCACTGGATTTGTAGTTGTAACCAGGTGTATTAAAAGtgtacttttcgaagccaaaaagcccaaaaaaatatataatatcaaatttaaagactattgtaaaagtatacgtatatttaaatctagaccgatttggacaatttttttttttagattttctaaaaaaaatcttattttgcaaaatttgatttctatggaaaattttgtcaaaattttatttctatagaaaattttgtcaaaattttatttctataaaaaattttgttaaaattttatttctatagaaaattttgtcaaaattttatttctatagaaaattttgtcaaaattttatttctatagaaaattttgtcaaaattttatttctatagaaaattttgtcaaaattttatttctatagaaaattttgtcaaaattttatttctatagtgaattttgtcaaaattttatttatatagaaaattgtgtcaaaattttatttatatagaaaattgtgtcaaaattttatttatatagaaatttttgtcaaaattttatttctgtagaaatttttgtcaaaattttatttctgtagaaaattttgtcaaaattttatttctatagaaaattttttcaacattttatttctatagaaaattttgtcaacattttatttctatagaaaattttgtcaaaattttatttctatagaaaattttgtcaaaattttatttctatagtgaattttgtcaaaattttatttatatagaaaattgtgtcaaaattttatttatatagaaaattttgtcaaaattttatttctatagaaaattttgtcaaaattttatttatatagaaaaatttgtcaaaattttatttctatagaaaattttgtcaaaattttatttctatagaaaattttgtcaaaatttgatttctatagaaaattttgccaacattttatttctatagaaaattttgtcaaaattttatttctatagaaaaatttgtcaaaattttatttatatagacaattttgtcaaaattttattcctatagaaaatgttgtcaaaattttattcctatagaaaattttgtcaaaattttattcctatagaaaattttgtcaaaattttatttctatagaaaattttgtcaacattttatttctatagaaaattttgtcaaaattttatttatatagaaaattttgtcaaaattttatttctgtaaaaaattttgtcaaaattttatttatatagaaaattttgtcaaaattttatttatatagaaaattttgtcaacattttatttctatagaaaattttgtcaacattttatttctgtaaaaaaattgtcaaacttttattcctatagaaaattttgccaaaatttcatttctatagtaaattttgtcaaaatttcatttctatagaaaattttgtcgaaattttatttctatagaaaattttgccaaaattttacctccattgaaaattttgtcaaaattttatttccattgaaaattttgtcaaaattttatttctataggaaattttgtcaaaattttatttctatagaaaattttgtcaaaattttatttata
This is a stretch of genomic DNA from Haematobia irritans isolate KBUSLIRL chromosome 4, ASM5000362v1, whole genome shotgun sequence. It encodes these proteins:
- the LOC142233392 gene encoding uncharacterized protein LOC142233392; its protein translation is MVQKFLIVSALVAVASAVVIPAPAYPAYHGPAYPAYHGIPAVAKVAVAKVAAPEPYDPNPQYSYSYDVHDASTGDIKSQQESRNGDSVQGSYSLIEADGSRRVVEYTADPVHGFNAVVHREPAAVKVAPVAKVLAPAPLYHAPVVAKAVLPAYHGLPAYPAYHHFLICSALVAVATAVVLPAPAYPAYHGAIAKYAAPVLPVAKYAVAKVAAPEPYDPNPQYSFSYDVHDHSTGDVKSQQETRNGDAVQGSYSLIEPDGTRRLVEYTADPVHGFNAVVHREPGKVIAPVAKVLAPVAKVLAPAPLYHAPAPLYHAPAPVYHAAPVVAKAVLPAPAPLAFHGLPAFAGYHH